One Rossellomorea aquimaris DNA window includes the following coding sequences:
- a CDS encoding DUF951 domain-containing protein translates to MEPKTFTLNDIVEMKKPHPCGTNRWKVIRMGMDIRIKCVGCGHSVMIPRKDFAKKMKKVISSGEEE, encoded by the coding sequence GTGGAGCCCAAGACATTCACTTTAAATGATATTGTAGAAATGAAAAAGCCCCATCCCTGTGGTACGAACCGCTGGAAAGTGATCCGTATGGGAATGGATATTCGCATCAAATGTGTCGGTTGCGGCCACAGTGTCATGATCCCCAGAAAAGATTTTGCGAAAAAAATGAAAAAAGTCATCAGTAGCGGCGAAGAAGAATGA
- a CDS encoding mechanosensitive ion channel family protein, producing MSSTKKEVEDKIEKIKDSEAAQKLIDNELWIALGSGAIKIVAIMVITYIALRLGRSAIRNVFRVRSRSPLKFTERREATLSKLLENVLTYVIYFISLMTILSTLDIDVKGLIAGAGIVGLAVGFGAQNLVRDIITGFFIIFEDQFSVGDYVRIGSAEGTVEEIGLRTTKIKSWTGELHIFPNGNITEVTNFSIHNSIAVVDVSIAYEENIEEAEKVMQELLLALPQKYEDLVNPPELLGVQTLGASDVVIRIVAETVPMRHWYMARMIRKEVKLCLDEHGIEIPFPRMVMYSRQDQEDIQPREEKQRKLESE from the coding sequence ATGTCGAGTACTAAAAAAGAAGTTGAAGATAAAATAGAAAAAATTAAAGATAGTGAAGCAGCTCAAAAACTTATAGATAATGAATTATGGATTGCCCTGGGATCAGGTGCGATAAAAATTGTGGCGATCATGGTCATTACCTATATTGCTTTAAGGTTGGGAAGGTCAGCCATTCGAAATGTGTTCAGGGTCCGTTCCCGCTCACCTCTTAAGTTTACGGAGCGTCGGGAAGCCACTTTATCGAAACTATTAGAGAATGTATTGACTTATGTGATTTATTTTATTAGTTTAATGACGATTCTATCGACTCTTGATATTGATGTGAAAGGTCTGATTGCCGGTGCCGGGATTGTCGGTCTGGCGGTAGGTTTCGGAGCACAAAACCTTGTTCGGGATATCATCACGGGTTTCTTCATTATATTCGAGGACCAGTTTTCAGTCGGTGACTATGTACGAATAGGTTCTGCTGAAGGTACTGTTGAAGAAATCGGCCTTCGTACGACAAAGATCAAAAGCTGGACCGGGGAATTACATATCTTCCCCAATGGTAATATTACAGAAGTAACGAACTTCTCCATTCACAACAGCATTGCAGTCGTAGATGTCAGTATTGCCTATGAAGAAAATATAGAAGAAGCAGAGAAAGTGATGCAGGAGCTTCTCCTTGCGTTACCGCAAAAATATGAAGATCTCGTGAATCCACCTGAACTGTTGGGTGTTCAAACCCTGGGAGCTTCAGATGTGGTCATTCGGATCGTGGCTGAAACGGTTCCGATGAGACATTGGTATATGGCAAGAATGATCCGTAAAGAGGTTAAACTATGCCTGGATGAGCATGGTATTGAAATTCCGTTCCCTCGTATGGTGATGTATTCACGTCAGGATCAGGAAGATATCCAACCCCGTGAAGAAAAACAAAGAAAACTTGAAAGCGAATAA
- the yyaC gene encoding spore protease YyaC has translation MNLKKGLFERRPEPFRVLHQEERAAQDLSVQLSSMLPTYYRTRPIVFVCIGTDRSTGDSLGPLVGTLIEEQDIKPFHVYGTLDDPIHAVNLEEKLSQIAAKHINPFIIGVDACLGRLKSVGAIQLSEGPLKPGAGVNKELPEVGEIHLTGIVNVSGFMEFFVLQNTRLNLVMKMAKTIAEAIVLAGDSVERRNAVSIEKWREELQQ, from the coding sequence ATGAATCTTAAAAAAGGACTATTTGAACGAAGACCTGAACCCTTTAGAGTCCTTCATCAGGAAGAGCGTGCGGCACAGGATCTTTCCGTTCAATTGTCGTCGATGCTTCCCACTTACTATCGTACAAGACCCATTGTCTTCGTGTGTATTGGCACAGACCGTTCAACAGGGGATTCATTAGGCCCATTAGTTGGAACATTAATAGAAGAACAAGATATCAAACCATTTCATGTATATGGAACGTTGGATGATCCGATCCATGCAGTAAACCTGGAAGAGAAGCTCAGTCAAATTGCCGCTAAACATATCAATCCTTTTATTATCGGTGTAGATGCCTGTCTAGGTCGATTAAAAAGTGTCGGCGCCATTCAATTAAGTGAGGGGCCATTAAAACCTGGTGCAGGCGTAAATAAAGAGTTGCCAGAGGTTGGTGAGATTCACCTGACCGGAATCGTGAATGTCAGTGGATTTATGGAGTTCTTTGTTTTACAAAATACACGATTGAATCTTGTGATGAAAATGGCAAAGACGATTGCCGAGGCCATTGTGCTGGCAGGCGATTCAGTGGAACGCCGTAACGCCGTCAGTATTGAAAAATGGCGGGAAGAATTACAGCAATAA
- a CDS encoding DUF554 domain-containing protein yields MVLLGTLVNGVCIIIGTLLGKVLHRIPEDMKGTVMKAIGLAVIVLGLQMGLKSENFLIVIISLALGAAWGEWMNLEDKLNSLGNWLEKKLGSNKETSISQGFVTATLIFVIGAMAVIGALDSGIRGDHDVLLTKSIIDGFTSLILTTTLGIGVMFSAIPVVLYQGFIALFATQIHQWVPEELMDAYIVEMTSTGGIMIFAIGLNLLGVTKIRVANLLPGIIVVGLVVGIIHAYQLYM; encoded by the coding sequence ATGGTACTATTAGGAACGCTGGTAAATGGAGTATGTATTATCATCGGAACTCTCCTGGGTAAGGTCCTTCATCGCATCCCGGAAGATATGAAGGGAACTGTCATGAAAGCGATTGGGTTAGCCGTCATCGTCCTTGGATTACAGATGGGATTGAAAAGCGAAAACTTTCTCATTGTCATCATCAGCCTGGCTCTGGGTGCTGCATGGGGAGAATGGATGAACCTGGAGGACAAGCTTAACTCATTGGGTAACTGGTTGGAAAAGAAGCTGGGCAGTAATAAAGAAACCTCCATATCTCAAGGGTTTGTCACAGCTACGCTTATTTTTGTTATTGGAGCAATGGCTGTAATAGGTGCGTTGGATAGCGGCATCAGGGGCGATCATGATGTTCTGTTGACGAAGTCAATCATTGATGGCTTTACATCTCTGATCCTAACGACGACTTTAGGAATTGGTGTCATGTTTTCGGCGATCCCTGTCGTCCTTTATCAAGGATTCATTGCTTTGTTTGCGACTCAAATTCATCAGTGGGTTCCAGAAGAGCTGATGGATGCCTATATTGTAGAGATGACCTCAACGGGAGGAATCATGATTTTTGCGATTGGACTCAATCTCCTCGGTGTAACGAAGATCAGAGTCGCCAATTTACTTCCAGGGATCATCGTAGTGGGATTGGTCGTAGGAATCATACACGCATACCAACTGTATATGTAA
- a CDS encoding ParB/RepB/Spo0J family partition protein, which produces MAKGLGKGINALFTNIQTTQNEESVQEVSLKEIRPNPYQPRKIFEPQAIEELKDSILEHGILQPIIVRKTIKGYEIVVGERRYRAAKAAKLESAPVVVRELNEQQMMELAVLENLQREDLTPIEEGAAYQMLMDKLKLTQEELAKRLGKSRPHIANHIRLLSLPAPIQELISEGKLTMGHGRALLGLKNKKNLSTVVNRILKESLNVRQLEKIIQELNENVPRETKKTERKDVFIQEQESLLRERFGTTVTIKQAKKKGKIELEFFSKEDLDRILELLQ; this is translated from the coding sequence ATGGCTAAAGGTTTAGGAAAGGGCATCAATGCTCTCTTTACCAATATCCAAACAACTCAAAATGAAGAGTCCGTGCAAGAAGTGAGCCTGAAAGAAATACGGCCGAATCCATATCAACCACGAAAGATCTTTGAGCCGCAAGCAATTGAAGAGTTAAAAGATTCGATCTTAGAGCACGGTATCCTGCAACCGATCATTGTGCGTAAAACGATCAAAGGGTATGAAATTGTCGTTGGGGAACGCCGTTATCGTGCAGCCAAAGCGGCTAAATTAGAATCGGCTCCTGTCGTGGTCAGGGAATTGAATGAGCAACAAATGATGGAGCTTGCCGTTTTAGAAAACCTTCAACGTGAAGACCTGACACCGATCGAAGAAGGCGCTGCTTATCAAATGCTGATGGATAAGCTAAAGCTCACTCAGGAGGAATTAGCGAAGAGATTAGGAAAGAGCAGACCTCATATTGCCAATCATATTCGCTTACTATCCCTCCCTGCTCCTATTCAGGAACTTATTTCAGAAGGTAAGTTAACGATGGGACATGGACGTGCACTACTTGGGTTGAAAAATAAGAAGAATCTATCAACTGTTGTAAATCGTATCCTTAAAGAATCATTAAACGTTCGTCAATTAGAAAAGATCATTCAAGAACTGAATGAGAATGTTCCACGTGAAACAAAAAAGACAGAGCGTAAAGATGTCTTCATTCAGGAACAGGAATCCCTTCTACGCGAACGCTTCGGGACAACGGTCACGATTAAACAAGCGAAGAAAAAAGGAAAAATCGAGCTCGAATTTTTTTCGAAGGAAGACCTCGATCGCATTTTGGAATTATTGCAGTAA
- a CDS encoding AAA family ATPase — protein sequence MGRIVAVTNQKGGVGKTTTSVNLGACLAYIGKKVLLVDIDPQGNATSGVGVEKGDVQQCIYDVLVDDVDVRETIKQSKVENLSIVPATISLAGAEIELVPTISREVRLKKALEKVKDEFDYIIIDCPPSLGLLTINALTASDAVVIPVQCEYYALEGLSQLLSTVRLVQKHLNHDLMIDGVLLTMLDARTNLGIQVIEEVKKYFQDKVYRTIIPRNVRLSEAPSHGEPIIIYDAKSRGAEVYLELAKEVAANG from the coding sequence TTGGGCAGAATAGTAGCCGTTACAAATCAAAAAGGTGGAGTGGGAAAGACCACGACATCCGTCAATTTGGGGGCTTGTTTAGCTTATATAGGGAAAAAGGTTTTACTGGTAGACATTGATCCTCAAGGAAACGCCACGAGTGGTGTAGGTGTGGAAAAAGGGGATGTCCAGCAGTGCATATATGATGTACTGGTAGATGATGTGGATGTCAGAGAAACCATTAAACAATCAAAAGTTGAGAATTTATCCATTGTACCTGCAACGATTTCATTGGCGGGAGCAGAAATCGAGCTTGTTCCAACCATCTCCCGTGAAGTGCGTTTAAAGAAAGCGTTAGAGAAAGTAAAAGACGAATTTGATTATATTATCATTGATTGTCCGCCGTCTTTAGGGTTATTGACAATCAATGCGTTAACAGCCTCAGATGCTGTCGTCATACCGGTCCAATGCGAATATTATGCTCTGGAAGGATTAAGTCAGTTATTGAGTACCGTTCGTTTAGTTCAGAAGCATCTGAATCATGATCTTATGATTGATGGTGTGCTGCTTACGATGCTAGATGCGAGAACCAATCTGGGAATTCAGGTCATTGAAGAGGTTAAAAAATATTTTCAAGATAAAGTGTATCGCACAATTATTCCACGTAACGTTCGTTTAAGTGAAGCGCCCAGTCATGGTGAACCGATCATCATCTATGATGCGAAGTCCAGGGGAGCAGAAGTTTATTTAGAACTAGCAAAGGAAGTGGCGGCGAATGGCTAA
- the noc gene encoding nucleoid occlusion protein gives MKHPFSRFFGLGEKEQDVESEESNVVEEDRDEVKKIPVSQIIPNRFQPRTVFNDEKIEELSRTIHTHGIIQPIVVRQYDDEQFEIIAGERRYRAVQKLGWDTVPAIVKNLNDTETASVALIENLQREELSPIEEAIAYGKLLELHDLTQEALAQRLGKGQSTVANKLRLLKLPEEIQSALLDKLITERHARALIPLKNAEKQIQLLQEIIEKSLNVKQTEDRVVKMQEGTTQKPKPKRKAFSKDMRIAVNTIRQSLSMVSDSGINLDSEEEEHEEFYQFTIRIPKKK, from the coding sequence ATGAAGCATCCTTTCTCTCGTTTTTTTGGCCTAGGTGAAAAGGAGCAAGATGTTGAATCTGAAGAATCAAATGTAGTGGAAGAAGATCGAGATGAAGTGAAAAAGATACCCGTCTCACAAATCATCCCTAATCGCTTTCAACCAAGAACAGTGTTCAATGATGAAAAGATAGAAGAGTTATCCAGAACGATTCATACTCATGGCATTATCCAACCGATTGTGGTTAGACAATACGATGATGAGCAGTTTGAAATCATTGCAGGTGAACGTCGATACAGAGCCGTTCAAAAGCTTGGCTGGGACACTGTGCCGGCAATTGTAAAGAATCTTAATGATACAGAAACAGCATCTGTTGCATTAATTGAAAACTTACAAAGGGAAGAGCTCTCTCCTATAGAAGAAGCCATTGCGTATGGAAAACTGTTGGAGTTACATGATTTAACTCAAGAAGCCCTTGCTCAACGCTTAGGAAAAGGACAATCGACTGTGGCGAACAAGCTTCGTCTCCTTAAGCTTCCAGAAGAAATTCAATCAGCACTATTAGATAAACTAATAACAGAACGTCATGCCAGGGCTTTGATTCCTCTGAAGAATGCTGAAAAGCAAATTCAGCTCCTTCAAGAAATCATTGAAAAAAGCTTGAATGTCAAACAAACCGAAGACCGGGTTGTGAAAATGCAAGAAGGAACGACTCAAAAGCCAAAACCGAAACGAAAAGCCTTCAGTAAGGATATGAGAATAGCCGTGAATACGATTCGTCAATCGCTTTCCATGGTATCGGACAGCGGAATCAATCTGGACTCTGAAGAAGAAGAGCATGAGGAATTCTATCAGTTCACCATCCGTATTCCTAAAAAAAAATAG
- the rsmG gene encoding 16S rRNA (guanine(527)-N(7))-methyltransferase RsmG translates to MNVNEFQSMLEEKGISLSPQQLNQFERYYELLVEWNEKMNLTAITEKEDVYLKHFYDSISAAFYVDFTQVTTLCDVGAGAGFPSIPLKICFPHLHISIVDSLNKRITFLNHLSDELVLENTNFYHDRAETFGKNKAHREKYDMVTARAVARMSVLSELCLPLVKKGGLFVAMKASNVKEELSNAKKAIGMLGGQTDKMYSFVLPEEESERNIVKIDKVKETPNKYPRKPGTPNKLPL, encoded by the coding sequence ATGAATGTAAATGAATTTCAATCAATGCTTGAGGAGAAGGGGATCTCCCTTTCTCCTCAGCAATTAAATCAGTTTGAGCGTTACTATGAATTGTTGGTTGAATGGAATGAAAAAATGAACCTGACGGCCATTACTGAAAAGGAAGATGTGTATTTAAAGCATTTTTACGATTCGATAAGTGCAGCTTTTTATGTCGATTTCACGCAGGTGACAACTCTTTGTGATGTTGGGGCAGGAGCCGGTTTTCCGAGCATCCCTCTTAAAATATGCTTCCCGCACTTACATATCTCAATAGTTGATTCCTTGAACAAGCGGATTACATTCTTAAACCATTTATCAGATGAGTTAGTACTTGAAAACACGAATTTCTATCATGATCGTGCTGAGACTTTTGGTAAAAACAAGGCTCATCGTGAAAAGTATGATATGGTTACAGCAAGAGCCGTTGCCAGAATGTCTGTTTTAAGTGAATTATGTTTGCCACTTGTTAAAAAGGGCGGCTTATTTGTAGCGATGAAGGCTTCAAACGTGAAAGAGGAGCTATCGAATGCGAAGAAAGCAATTGGCATGCTGGGTGGACAAACAGATAAAATGTATTCGTTCGTCTTACCGGAAGAGGAAAGTGAACGAAATATTGTCAAGATCGACAAAGTGAAGGAAACGCCTAACAAATATCCCAGAAAACCTGGGACACCCAATAAATTACCGTTATAA
- the mnmG gene encoding tRNA uridine-5-carboxymethylaminomethyl(34) synthesis enzyme MnmG codes for MQYDAGQYDVIVIGAGHAGVEAGLASARMGAKTLMVTINLDMVAFMPCNPSVGGPAKGIVVREIDALGGEMGRNIDKTHIQMRMLNTGKGPAVRALRAQADKFLYQHEMKRTIENEPNMTLLQGMVEELIVEDDECKGVVTMTGAAYRAKTVVITTGTFLRGEIILGDLKYSSGPNNQQPSIRLSDHLHELGFDTVRFKTGTPPRVNSSTIDYSKTEIQPGDDVPRAFSYETTKYITDQLPCWLTYTNEHTHQLIDDNLHRSPMYSGMIKGTGPRYCPSIEDKVVRFHDKPRHQIFLEPEGRNTQEVYVQGLSTSLPEDVQQKILQTIPGLEKVQMMRAGYAIEYDSIVPTQLWPTLETKKIKNLYTAGQINGTSGYEEAAGQGLMAGINAACRALDKEEVILSRSDAYIGVLIDDLVTKGTNEPYRLLTSRAEYRLLLRHDNADLRLTDIGHKIGLISDDRYERFTAKKEAIFSEKKRLEGVRIKPTEETQAVIREAGGSELKDGILAADLLKRPEMNYSHIKSLVPSEIELDSDVEEQVEIQVKYEGYIEKSLQQVDKMKKMENKRIPENIDYSAISGLASEARQKLIEVQPLSLAQASRISGVNPADISILLVYIEQGKIAKVSGDQ; via the coding sequence ATGCAATATGACGCAGGGCAATATGATGTCATTGTCATTGGTGCTGGCCATGCCGGAGTAGAAGCAGGACTTGCTTCCGCCCGTATGGGAGCTAAAACGTTAATGGTCACCATTAACTTGGATATGGTCGCCTTTATGCCATGTAATCCATCTGTTGGTGGACCGGCAAAAGGGATCGTTGTAAGAGAGATTGACGCTCTGGGTGGAGAAATGGGGCGTAATATAGATAAAACACATATTCAAATGAGAATGTTGAATACAGGAAAAGGTCCGGCTGTCCGGGCATTGCGGGCTCAGGCGGATAAATTCCTTTATCAGCATGAAATGAAACGCACGATTGAAAATGAACCGAATATGACCTTGCTTCAAGGAATGGTTGAGGAATTGATTGTTGAAGATGATGAATGTAAAGGTGTCGTAACGATGACGGGTGCTGCATACCGGGCGAAAACAGTCGTAATTACAACCGGTACATTCCTGCGTGGTGAAATCATATTAGGAGATCTGAAATATTCAAGCGGTCCTAATAATCAACAACCTTCTATCAGACTTTCTGATCATTTACACGAATTAGGCTTTGATACTGTTCGGTTTAAAACAGGGACACCACCGCGAGTGAACAGTTCGACAATCGATTATTCGAAAACAGAAATTCAACCAGGTGATGATGTTCCCCGTGCCTTTAGCTATGAAACGACGAAATATATTACCGATCAACTTCCATGTTGGTTAACGTATACGAACGAACACACTCATCAATTGATTGATGACAACTTGCATCGTTCTCCAATGTATTCTGGAATGATTAAAGGAACCGGACCGCGTTACTGTCCTTCCATTGAGGATAAAGTCGTACGTTTCCATGATAAACCGCGTCACCAGATTTTCTTGGAGCCTGAAGGACGAAACACACAAGAAGTCTATGTACAGGGATTATCAACGAGTTTACCTGAAGACGTACAACAAAAGATTCTTCAAACCATCCCGGGTCTTGAGAAAGTACAGATGATGCGTGCCGGATATGCCATTGAGTATGATTCCATCGTACCGACTCAATTATGGCCGACCCTTGAAACGAAAAAAATAAAAAATCTTTATACAGCGGGACAAATCAATGGAACGTCCGGTTATGAAGAAGCAGCTGGACAAGGTTTGATGGCGGGGATCAATGCTGCCTGCCGTGCCCTGGATAAAGAAGAGGTTATCTTAAGCCGTTCTGATGCGTATATCGGGGTTTTAATCGATGACCTTGTGACAAAAGGGACGAACGAACCGTATCGTCTACTGACTTCCCGTGCTGAATATCGCCTGTTGCTTCGTCATGACAATGCCGATCTTCGCCTGACTGATATTGGTCATAAAATAGGATTAATCTCCGATGATCGATACGAACGGTTTACAGCTAAAAAAGAAGCGATCTTTTCAGAGAAAAAACGCCTGGAAGGAGTCCGCATCAAGCCTACTGAGGAAACACAGGCCGTTATCCGTGAAGCGGGCGGCAGTGAGCTGAAAGACGGCATATTAGCAGCGGATCTTCTGAAGCGCCCTGAAATGAACTATAGTCATATTAAATCACTCGTTCCAAGTGAAATCGAGCTTGATTCCGATGTAGAGGAACAGGTTGAAATCCAAGTGAAATATGAAGGCTATATTGAAAAATCCCTTCAACAGGTCGATAAAATGAAGAAGATGGAAAACAAAAGAATTCCTGAGAACATTGATTACAGTGCAATTAGCGGTTTAGCATCTGAAGCAAGACAGAAATTAATCGAGGTCCAGCCCCTTTCTCTTGCACAGGCTTCGCGGATTTCAGGAGTGAATCCTGCAGACATCTCTATTTTACTCGTCTATATCGAGCAAGGGAAAATTGCAAAAGTATCAGGTGATCAATAG
- the mnmE gene encoding tRNA uridine-5-carboxymethylaminomethyl(34) synthesis GTPase MnmE: protein MEFDTIAAISTPMGEGAIAIVRLSGDQAFDIGDKVFKGMKGNSMKEFASHTIHYGHIIDPNTEQVVEEVMVSVMRGPKTFTREDIIEINCHGGLVSVNKVLQLVLKSGARLAEPGEFTKRAFLNGRIDLSQAEAVMDLIRAKTDRAMNVALNQMEGRLSNLIRKLRQEILETLAHVEVNIDYPEYDDVEEMTHNVLLEKSKHVRDEIDKLVRTSEQGKILREGLSTVIIGRPNVGKSSLLNSLVHENKAIVTDIPGTTRDVIEEYVNVRGVPLRLVDTAGIRETEDIVERIGVERSRQVLKEADLILLVLNYADELTPEDEQLFEAVRGMDVIVIVNKTDLSQKIDIDKVRKLAENHQLVTTALLEEQGIDELEEAISSLFFAGSIESGDMTYVSNSRHIALLNQASLAINEAINSVEMGTPIDIAQIDLTRTWELLGEIIGESVHESLIDQLFSQFCLGK, encoded by the coding sequence ATGGAGTTTGATACAATTGCTGCTATTTCTACCCCAATGGGGGAAGGGGCGATTGCGATCGTGCGTTTAAGCGGTGATCAAGCCTTCGATATCGGTGATAAGGTCTTTAAGGGTATGAAAGGAAACTCTATGAAAGAATTTGCTTCTCATACCATTCATTATGGACATATTATCGATCCGAACACAGAGCAAGTGGTTGAAGAAGTCATGGTTTCTGTGATGAGGGGGCCAAAAACCTTCACCCGTGAAGATATTATAGAAATTAACTGCCACGGAGGACTTGTGTCGGTCAATAAAGTACTGCAGCTCGTATTGAAAAGTGGAGCCCGCCTTGCAGAGCCGGGTGAATTTACGAAGCGGGCGTTCTTGAACGGACGAATTGACCTTTCACAGGCAGAAGCGGTGATGGATCTTATTCGCGCAAAAACCGATCGGGCGATGAATGTGGCCCTTAATCAAATGGAAGGCCGACTTTCCAATTTGATACGAAAGCTACGTCAGGAAATTCTTGAAACACTGGCTCATGTAGAAGTGAATATCGATTATCCTGAGTATGATGATGTAGAAGAAATGACGCATAACGTACTGTTGGAGAAATCCAAACATGTCCGTGACGAAATTGACAAGCTGGTCCGAACATCAGAGCAGGGTAAAATTCTGAGAGAAGGCCTTTCTACCGTGATAATCGGACGGCCAAATGTAGGGAAGTCATCTCTATTGAACAGTCTTGTTCATGAAAACAAGGCGATCGTAACCGATATCCCTGGAACAACCCGCGATGTGATTGAAGAATACGTGAATGTACGCGGTGTTCCGTTACGTCTGGTTGATACAGCAGGGATTCGTGAAACAGAAGACATTGTTGAACGAATCGGTGTGGAACGTTCACGACAAGTATTGAAAGAAGCGGATTTAATCTTACTCGTACTCAACTATGCGGACGAATTGACTCCTGAGGATGAACAGCTTTTCGAAGCTGTAAGAGGAATGGACGTCATTGTCATCGTGAACAAAACGGATCTGTCTCAGAAGATTGATATAGATAAAGTAAGAAAACTAGCGGAAAATCATCAGCTGGTCACAACGGCTTTACTTGAAGAGCAAGGGATCGATGAGCTGGAAGAAGCCATTTCTTCATTATTCTTTGCAGGTTCCATTGAATCGGGGGATATGACATATGTGTCCAATAGCCGTCATATTGCTCTGCTCAATCAAGCTTCCCTTGCGATTAATGAAGCGATCAATAGCGTAGAAATGGGGACTCCCATCGATATCGCTCAAATTGATTTAACCAGAACGTGGGAGCTTTTAGGTGAAATCATTGGAGAGAGCGTTCATGAAAGCCTGATTGATCAGTTGTTTTCACAATTCTGCTTAGGGAAATAA